The following coding sequences are from one Octopus bimaculoides isolate UCB-OBI-ISO-001 chromosome 3, ASM119413v2, whole genome shotgun sequence window:
- the LOC106882645 gene encoding uncharacterized protein LOC106882645 isoform X1, with protein MTTHRVSIKLDPYITDWLNKTLCLDDFEFEYNERSLSILRSLMNINYITDKTSEFRVSDLNQKAQEYKCENRILSRVLNFMELEVGNNSKCSKKYLEILCELARLLNLKNLSETSYMMALINLRNEMQVVSEQKFKLKPSIDNHLSMKILYGLTHSTFSRIFSFFQESVVGLENGFQKFITLKKKIKSTGIDRTFVHQAILNNMKAKGKIVNNTNSLVCRLTEFNKLPLNLRSINNEISNLEFYKNQLQKEVDELLKQTS; from the exons ATGACAACACACAGAGTTTCTATAAAATTGGATCCATAC attaCTGATTGGTTGAACAAAACTCTCTGTTTAGATGATTTCGAGTTTGAATATAATGAACGTTCATTGTCCATTCTTCGATcgttaatgaatattaattatatcaCGGATAAAACTAGCGAATTCCGAGTCAGTGATTTAAATCAGAAAGCCCAAGAATACAAATGTGAAAACAGAATCTTGTCTCGAGTGTTAAACTTTATGGAACTGGAAGTGGGTAACAACTCCAAATGTTCtaagaaatatctggaaatattATGCGAACTTGCTCGTCTACTAAACCTTAAAAATTTATCAGAAACTAGTTATATGATGG CTTTGATAAATCTTAGAAATGAAATGCAGGTGGTTTCCGAACAGAAATTCAAATTAAAACCCAGTATTGACAACCACTTGAGTATGAAGATCCTCTACGGCCTGACACATTCTACATTTTCTAGGATCTTCAGTTTTTTTCAGGAGTCAGTTGTAGGATTGGAAAATGGTTTTCAAAAATTCattacattaaagaaaaaaataaaatctactgGCATTGACAGAACATTTGTCCATCAGGCTATTCTGAATAATATGAAAGCTAAAGGCAAAATTGTGAACAACACTAATTCTCTTGTATGTCGGTTGACAGAGTTCAATAAGTTGCCATTAAATTTGAGGTCGATAAACAACGAAATAAGTAACCTAGAATTCTATAAAAATCAACTTCAAAAAGAAGTTGATGAATTGCTGAAACAAACGAGTTGA
- the LOC106882645 gene encoding uncharacterized protein LOC106882645 isoform X2, with the protein MTTHRVSIKLDPYITDWLNKTLCLDDFEFEYNERSLSILRSLMNINYITDKTSEFRVSDLNQKAQEYKCENRILSRVLNFMELEVGNNSKCSKKYLEILCELARLLNLKNLSETSYMMANP; encoded by the exons ATGACAACACACAGAGTTTCTATAAAATTGGATCCATAC attaCTGATTGGTTGAACAAAACTCTCTGTTTAGATGATTTCGAGTTTGAATATAATGAACGTTCATTGTCCATTCTTCGATcgttaatgaatattaattatatcaCGGATAAAACTAGCGAATTCCGAGTCAGTGATTTAAATCAGAAAGCCCAAGAATACAAATGTGAAAACAGAATCTTGTCTCGAGTGTTAAACTTTATGGAACTGGAAGTGGGTAACAACTCCAAATGTTCtaagaaatatctggaaatattATGCGAACTTGCTCGTCTACTAAACCTTAAAAATTTATCAGAAACTAGTTATATGATGG cgaatCCCTAA